The Spinacia oleracea cultivar Varoflay chromosome 2, BTI_SOV_V1, whole genome shotgun sequence DNA segment TAACTGAATTGATAGTCTTATTTCCACAAACCTGATCTGCAGAGCACGTGTGCCTAGAATTCTAGCCCGCTCATACTTTGTCATGTATTTAGATGTCTTCCTTTGCAGCTTCTCTTTTGCCTCCGCTTCTCTATCTTCACCTTCTATAACCGGATCATTCAATTCATCATCTGGCTGTACTtcctctccttcctctcctTCCTAAAAGCAGTGCCACATTAAGATGACTCAGACATACTTACAACCATGAAACAAGAACAAAATCATACAATTGAACATTCTTTACCTCAATTTCAGGCTCTGGGGGCTCCTCCTCGTACCTGAAAAAGTAACACACCAACTTTGTATCAGTGAATTGGAACTTTTAGACTTCCCGTCAATCCAAATATACGGTAGGTCTTGTACACACCACACAATACAATCCAGAAAACAAATTTCAGGCACATGTTAAGAATAAATAGCATCCCTTAATTGCACACAGTACATAAATACATAATGTTTCCAATTGTTTCCTAAGCAGAAAGTATGTGCGATATGTGGATAGGATATAacacaaacaaaagaaaacaaaaattttGCCAAATCCCCACTGGAACTCAAACAGATGAGATTTAGcatgtgtcatttaaaaaataaCTCAATAAAtgaaaacagattcataaattTCTCTATGTGTGTTCATTCATAGGGGGATGAAAAGGGTTCACTAAATTAAAAATAGTGGACACACATTTCATTAGGGCTTGTGAACTGTGATAAATGATAATACTAGTGAGCAAAGGCTTCCAACTTCCAAGTGAATTTTGCTACTGATGTGAATGAATTATGTTCAAAGCTCAGACAAAATGAACATACGTATTTTCCCGGATCTACAAAAGATCTCAAAGAGCTGGGATTAGACATTTGTCATCATGGCATCACAAAAACCTTCTAAAGAACAATTTAAGAAACGAAGAGTGCATCAGAGTCCTTGAGAAGCGTTAGTTTGTGAAAAGAGAAAacattgttattttatttaaaaaaccaCGAAAGAACACACATTTCAACTAAAGTTTGGTTTTGCTTCTCATATCTTTTTTTCCCTCTTCAAATGGATAATATTCTAAAGCTCagacaaaataaacatatgtaTTTTCCCGGACCTACAAAAGATCTCAAAGAGCTGGGATTAGATATTTGTCATCATTGCATCACAGAACATTTTAAAATACAACTTAAAACAGTGTATATTGTTAGAGCCTTAGGGGGTCTTCTTTCGCCATGTTTGTTTTTACGAAGAATTGAAAACGGTgttattaattttgaaaaactttgAACGAAACCGCAGTGCAGCATTAGTGTGTTCAATTGTTTCCACACTCCTGTTCATCTTTTGTGAGGAGGGATGTAGGTTTGTGCAAATTGATTCGTTCTAAAGCTCAGACAAATTAACATAGTATTTTCCCGGATCTACAAAAGATCTCAAAGAGCTGGGATTAGATATTTGTCATCATTGCATCGCCAAAAAACTGTTAAAAACAACAGATAAGATAAAAACAGATTAACTGATTATCCAATTGCCCTGTTTGTTCAGGAGGAATAAAAGATTAAGTTTCCcatttgttttcttcttttatagAAACGGTATGTGGTATGTCAAATGGATACACTCTATCGCTCAGACAAAATGAACATAGTTATTTTCCCAGACCTACAAAAGATCTCAAAGAGCTGGGATTAGCCATTTGTCATCATCGCATCACAAAAACTGTTTTAATCAACTCAATACATGAAAAAAGGATTAGACTAGGCAACTAGGGTCTTTCTTTCTTCCAAGTTCCTTCATTTGAGGGCGACTAAAAAAAAGGTGGTTACTTTCGTCAGATACACCATGAACAAAGACACATTTAAACAATCTGAACTAGTGAACTCCCCAAAATTAATGGCCGGTTTACGATATAAGTCCAGCTATTAAGCTTAACTTCTGGCTCATGTTACTTGCTGAAAACCACACATTCTTATTCAATAAGCAATACTAACCAACAACAAAATACTTAGCTTAGCGGAGCTGCTTTAGCTATCCTTTTTAAGCAAATTTCAAATACCTATTTCTAAACAGTGTTTAATGTTTGCACAACACTGTTAAATGTTCAAATAACCATTTAAAATACTTAGCTTAGCGGAGCTGCTTTCGCTATCCTTATAAGCAAATTTCAAATACCTACTTCTAAACAATCTTCAATGTTTGCACAACAATGTTAAATGTTCAAATCACCacttaaaaaacaaaacaaattgcAAAGTTATAGAAAACGTATAAGACCTAAAAAATCAAATATGTATATCGATTAAAAACAAATGAGTAACAGTAAAATGCGCCAATTAAACGATGATACCAACAATATCCGATATTCAGTTGCATTAATTCGGCAAAACCCTAGAATAATAATTACCACGAAAAAATGCAATCAGAAGAGGGAAAACATAGTGTGTAAGCCGCAAAAACTAATTTATAAAAAACGGAAACATTACCCCATGTCCAAATCGTTGTAATCGTCGTCCGCCATTGTTTAGATTGTTGAAATCTGGTTCCGGAAACGCAAAAACCCTAAGTTGGTTCAGGATCTGGATCGAGGAGACAGAGAGAGAGGAGAATGGGAGCGTGCGAAACGTATGTGTCCTTGGGCTTATACTTAAACAAAATATTAGATAAACCCTAAAAAAGGAAACGAATTGGGCTTTTCCTATTTTCTTTGGGCTGTAACTTTGGGTTATCCGAACGGACTTCAAATTTATTTTGTGTTTGGAATTTTTAACTCATGACAAGTTGTCAACTGGAACTGCCAAGTAAAAGCCATACGGACTACGGAGTACTTTCTTTTTGCAACAATTTTGTGTTTTGGATAATTAACTTTTACCAAATATTGAGCTATGTTGCGAGTTAATGGAAAGAAATTAAGAGTTTTTACTATTTGATAGGAAGTTTATAAAACAGATATATTACTCGTATGAGTTACTCCAAATTATCAGAATTGCATTGGTATTTATAGTGGTGATACCACTATTAAATGTCAAGTTACTAGCTAGCTTACTTAGAGTAGGAGGCGAGAAATTTTGCTCATACATTAAATACTAAGTTGGACATTCACCTTTTGTAGTGTAAATATTTTAAATCTTAACTCTTCCCCTTGGATGTACATCCTTAACGATGTACTAGTTTTGTGATTATATGCTTTTGTATACTGCCTCATTAAAAATCTTGTCAGGAATAATCCAGTGGGATAAAAACCTGGTCGAAGGAAAAAGAGTGCAGTGCATATAATACTCCCCCGGCCCTCAATTTAATATAGCTCACGAAGACGACACATTCCAATTTTGTGTACCAACTGCTCAAACCTCTTTGAAGGAAGAGATTTGGTAAACAAATCTGCAAGATTGTCACACGATTGAATCTGTTGGACGTTTATCGTTCCGTCTTTCTGGAGGTCGTGTGTGAAGAACAAGTTTGGAGATATGTGTTTTGTTCGATCACCTTTGGTGTACCCTTCAGTTACTTGTGCGATGCATGCAGTATTGTCTTCGTGGATGGTAGGATTTTCTGTTACTGAGTTCATTCCACATCCTTCTTGGATATTACTGATCATTGACCTAAGCCATACACATTCTCGTCCGGCTTCATAAAGAGCAATCAATTCCGCATGGTTTGTTTATGTAGTGGTCAATGTTTGTTTCGTTGATTTCCAGGATATTGCAGTACCTCCGTAAGTGAACAAATATTCATTTGTGGCTTGGCCTTCTGTGGATCTGATAAGTATTCAACATCTGCATATCCAATGAGAGTATCATCTTTTCTCGACTGATAGAGTAGATCAAGTTCTGGTTTTCCTCGTAGATAACAGAATAAATGTCTGATTCCATTCCAATGTCTCTTTGTTGGCGAATTGATATACATGGCTAACAAATTAACAGAAAAAGCAATATCGGGTCTAGTTTAGTTGTTCTGATTAGCTTTAATTGTGCCATTGAATTTACTGTAATTCTGATCAGCTAGGTTGTGGAGGTGTAGTAATGGACTTATTAGATGTTGTTGCTTGCTATCCTAAGTCATTTGCAGGACTGATCGTAGTGGACTTATTAGCTGTTGTTTGCATGACTTATTTGATTGTCGTTTTTGTGTATTTTCAAGCAGGGATATGATGGTTGAGGAGAGGAATCCTTCTGATATTAAAGTGTTCCTGGTTTCTGAAATAGTGTATTTTCATGAACTTCTATGTATGAGTAGGAGTGTTGGATAAATAGTATTAGTTGAGAACTTGAGGGTTGTTTATTATTGTAATACTTCATAACTAATTAAGTCAATCACAAAGAGATATTGAAATTTAAGCTAAAGAGGTTACTATGGGGGTTGACGAAGTGTATTGTTGTGACGGATAATTCATAGGTTATTTTGTCGTTGCTTGATTATTTCTGATCATGAGCATTGTAGGAGGTTTAATTTTCTGTCACTCTTTCTTTGGTCTTTTGTAAGTGACTGTTTAATTTGTAGTTGCACTTCTATATCATCCCATTTAGTATGTGTTTCGGTCATTGTGTAACTTAAATCCTGACCATATGTAGCTATGCAAtacaattttgaatttttatataatctcgcacacatcgcgtgcatataagactagttaatTCATAACAAACTTACATAAGACAAACATGAACCACTCTatccaaaaatcaaagagaaggaaataaataaaacaCGATTAATTAAGATGATCTCTTTCCTTTTTAGTATCCAATATCATGGGACCCATTTCACATAAGAGAATTGAAACCCCACaattatgctttgatttcaaggGAGACCATCCAAAGATGAATAAATTCGAACCATATTGGAAGATaagtatttttctttttctaattTTAGGGTAAACAACTTGTGAATATAGCAATCACACTAGTTTTTGGCTAGCTAGCTCTCTATGTATGATGATCATGTCAAGATTGTTAACAAACAATACTTCCACGCAAAGGAGAGTATCGTAGGATTGTAGCCATTGTAGGTAGAGTTGATTAGAACGGGAGTAACGTAACTCAGCTCTCTAtgctactttttattttttctacttTCCTACTCTTTAATACTACTCCGTAATTTGTTTCAAACAACTCAGAAAAAAGAAGAGTATAGTAGAGTAGGAATAAATGACACTCGTAGAGGATCAAAGTATGTACGTACACATTAGCTAGTGAAAACCGTAAATTCAATTTGGGTAAAGAAACCAAATAGTATTGCAGGTGTGTCATTTTCCAACACAAATTAAAGGGATGCTGACTTTTATCCATAATTAATCCAATACTCAATCAATCagctgtttaatatgcataCCAATTACCATGTACTTAAGTTTTGGCAAAAAAATTGTGAACCGTGGAAACGAATAACCGTTCTGagtttttgcattcgaaaattTTGGATCGGATATCATGATTTCACAAGATTGAATTCAAACTGCTTTATAAATtttcactacaaaaatttgtatctttaacgacaacctaattacgacgggtaaaaatctcgtcgcaaaagccttttgcgacggggctaacaaccaaacaatgacgggaataaccgtcgcaaatgtcttttacgacgggttaacgacgggattttctattaacgacccccttttatgacgggttcgcgacaggaaatcccgtcgttaatcaacgattattggcctttcgcgacggaatttcccgtcgttaatagtacaatttcttgtagtgtttcgGATATATCGAAAAAATACAATTTCTACACATGAATATCGCGGATTAGGCTTATGAAATCTTATGAGTGAATTTACCGatctaaaattttcaaattgaaTCGGGTATCTAATTTGTCCCGCCTTCGTGTATTGTACACAGGATACATGTCTAAAGAAAGAGTAGCTTGATTTGAAGAAGCCAACCATCTTAGAAAAAAGAAGTTGGAATTTATTTGCTTTAGTGAATTGATTTGAAAAAAGAGATAGAAAAACCTAAAGAGAAGTAATCCAAGATTCAAGAAGTGTCCAATAATGTTGTTAGTTTGTTACACTCCGATCCCCACGCGGACTTTTTAATGCGTACACATAATACTCGTAAGAGCTACGCTTACTCACTACTCACTACACTATCCAACTATCCAACTATCCACATCACACCACCAAATTTATACACCAATATTCCAAAACCaaaaacctactaccttagtgGTCTACCACTACTTATTACTCTCACGAGAGAGGCCATGGGAATTTCTTTTATTGTTGATCACCTTCTTTCGTCTAAAATCTTACTCCCATCGTTTTagaatcactacaagaaattgtactattaacgacgggaaatctcgtcgcaaaaggcaaataatcgttgattaacgatggGATTTCCTGTctcgaacccgtcataaaatggGGCCGTCGtaaatagaaaatcccgtcgtaaagtcgtggtaaacccgtcgtaaaagacatttgtgacggttattcccgtcattgtttggttgttagccccgtcgcaaaaggcttttgcgacgggattttgacccgtcgtaattaggttgtcgttaaagatacaaattattGTAGTGAATattcgttgtatttttacatTATGAATAACACGGCGGCTTGTTTAATAGCCGATCATAAATGGTGTTATTGAGAAATCAATATTCATTCACAAGGTAATGCTTGTTTACTTAAAATTATCTtcattttttctttataaattaatttccattACCATTCGTTACTATTTGAGAAATGGTATTATGTGAGAAtgcaaatttataaagaaaaataccAAGTTTAAAACAAAATTGCATTACCATGGACATTGTGATGTTATTTTCTTGCCAAATAACATTTATATTCATTCTCATTCTAACCATTTATTACCGGCTACTAAACAGATCGTtagtttattattattgataGAAATAGAAATCTCTTATGATACTTGCCTTAAAATATGATGTTTATTAGACTTCATATTAGTGtacctaattctattaggactCTTCTCGTAATCCCTATATATTTGATCAATGGAGTACACTCCAATTCAAGGAGATTATACAACCTattatggtatcagagcctaagGTTGTAGATCACGTTTTCTAGCTTCCTAGGACGTATTCACCCACGTCTCGCTTCCGCCTCTTCGTGGCTCGCCACACCATCCCCCTCACGTCGCAAGCCCGTCTGTCCCCCTTGCCTTGTCGACGTCCAGCCCGACTAACCAGCTAGTCGTGCCGCACCACCTAGCCCTCAACGCGGTCCAACAACCATGGCCAAAGACGGAGATATCCCCAACGATGATCAACCCACTCCCCCTCCACCGAATATCAATCACCCCACACTTGGAGTTAATAATATCAAAAACGCAATCCCAATGGTTATTGATCGAGAGAAGGTACAACACTCCAACCGGGTAGAGTTATTTGAATGTCATGCTCATGCCTTTAATGTTCAAGATCACATAGATCCTAAAACACCTAATCCACTATTTTTTCTAACACTATTGGAACCTTCATGACTCGATTGTGAAACAATGAATTTATGGTACTATTTCTTATGTTCTCCTGCAATCAGTTTTGTGCCGCGGAGATACGATTCAACAAATCTGGAACAAGCTTAAAGGGATTTTTCAGGATAATAAAAATTCCATGGCGGTTTATCTTGATAATCAATTTACTACATTGCATCTAAATAATTTTGCTAACATTAATGCCTACTGCACACAGTTGAAAGTCTTAACAGGTCAATTGGCTAACGTCGATCAACCGGTGTCGAAACAAAAATTAATCTTACGTCTTATTACAGGTCTTATTAGTACTGATTTTGACACCGTGGCTACTATAATTTCGGCATTATAGAAGGCTATACGAAGTTAAAAACAAGGTCTAAAAAAGATATGTCAATCGTGTCATCTTAGAAAAATCAACATCGtgtttaggctccgtttggtagggcgtaaaacgttttcatggaaaacgattttccccttttcaatcattttacgttgtttggttgggtaagggatgaaaatcaattttccattactctctcaaaggtggaaaaccattttccatttgaaagggaggtaaaccacttttccttctttcctccttacctccctctcctttcttgccctcaatcttcaccatcttctctcattttcctttaagttaccaaacagaggaaaactagtttggaattgtgttttcccttgaaaaatgttttccatggaaaatcattttacattgaaaacgttttacactctaccaaacggagccttactCCATACTTATTTGGGTTGCATagttaaataaaaatttgagaTACATCTAGCCTCAAAATGTAAAATCAATATATTAGGGAGTACTAAGGGACAGATCGAGGGAGTATTGTTTTTTCAAAATGTAAAAtcaatatattttcaaaatattaatatttttataatatgtatttAAAGAAATTAGTAGTCAAAGTTGTACATCGTTAAGCGTATCCGGTCAAAATAAgttgagtattaagggacaaagggagtattattttttcCGAAATACCTAAACTGCGGATTACCGAAATATGTTATAAACTTAAAATGAGTTATAAATTAAATCCAACAATTAAGAATGAAAAAATCACACATTTATACACCCATATTAATTATCTGCAATAGGAAATAAATGGCGCGTTGTGATCTTCTaaatcttgaattcttgatcaCTCTCCTTTTCCTGCATACATAAATACACATATATCctctttttcaaaaaaaaaaaaactaaaaattataatatcacaaaaatatatttctcatttttattCAAACCAACCTACAaaaaattatactccctccatataTAAACCCACCCACCCATCAAATATAATCCATTATTATTAACATTGATCATTTCCTCCTCCAACTCCGCCACCGAATTAAATGGCGCACCTCCCCTACTACCACCTTAAACACAAGCTCTTCATCTTTTTCAACCATAAACTAAAACTCTATTACATGCTCTCCCTCATTCTCCTTTGCACTATCTCTTATCTCCTAGGCTCTTACCACCCTAACACCCAACCGTCGTCGCTTTTCCCTACTAAACTCTCTTCTTCTTGTTTCACCTCCGCCTCTAACTCCACCAATCCGCTCCCGGTCCCCCTCGACTTCTCCTCCCACCATTCACTCTCCTCCTCGGCGCGTGTCCCTCACTTCCCTCCATGCAGCCTTAACTCATCCGAATACACCCCATGTCACGATGTCGAACGCTCCCTTCGTTTCCCACGGACGCGCCTTATCTACCGTGAGAGGCACTGTCCGTTGGAGGAGGGAGAGTTTCTTAGGTGCCGTGTCCCTGCACCTCATGGGTATACGACGCCGTTTCGATGGCCGGAGAGTAGGGACATGGTTTGGTACGCTAATGTTCCTCATAAATGGTTGACCGTTGAAAAAGCCGGACAAAATTGGGTCCGATTTGAAGGAGACCGGTTTACTTTCCCGGGTGGTGGAACTATGTTCCCTCATGGTGCTGATGCTTATATTGACGAGATTGGGAAAATTATTAATCTCAAAGACGGCTCGGTTCGAACCGCTATTGATACCGGTTGCGGGGTAAGTATATAATAATTCGTATTAGTTCTTTGTTCTCGGTTTGTATACAACAAATTCATTTTGTTTGGATTAGTCTTCATTGGGTTTTTAATTAGTGAGAAAGCTGTGATATTGGGAATAAGTAGGATATACTATATACTTTGGTATAGATTAGTAGTATAAGAAATAAATTGACCATAGCGGGTGTTGACTAAGTTGACACATcaattttgtttttaatcatggagTACAGAGTAGTTTTAATTAAGCGAAAGTCAGGGAAATTAAAAGTCCATCGTATACAAAAAACTGAGAATCTTGTTCCACGTATGCAACTACTTAATTAacttttatttaatttgatATCCAAACTAGAAAGGTAAGACTTGATCGAATTCGAGACTTTGAGAGTAATAATGTGAACGGATTTTGAATTTTAGTTTTACTGATAAATGCAATAGTAAAAGtcaaaattgttaaattagtagttttttttttttttttttccacccgggttcacccttagggctaatccggattttGGGCGAGTTTTGCATTGTTGTTGCGAGGATTCGAACACGGGTTCtctctaccaagttcagcctcaatcaccactgaaccaacaaacaattggtaaaattgttaaactaattaattatttatcttaGACTTTATTACTATGTACTACGTATAATGCATTTGGTTATGAGTTTAGACGTGTTATATTCGTGGAGGCCTATATGAAACTTTGTTGACTTTTCAGGGGGAATTAGGGAGTTACGTATTGAGGTAAAAAAAGGCAACGGTTGATTTAAGTGGGAACCGGATTTTGGGATTAGAAAATGCATTTATTTAAGGGCTTTTTGGTGATCAGTTGTTTTTTAGGTAGGTGAAGTAGTGACCGGATTTTGGTAAGTTTGGATAGGGTGTGATTTCATGCAGAAAATAAGAGGATTCATAGTATTGTTTCCTTTTTGGTAGATcacaataataatatttatgTGGAAAATTTTATATTATCAATAATTCATGACACATGTTTAGGTGAATCTTTTTAATTGATtattaaattcaaaattaatattgAATGTATTGGACCATTCCAAATAATAAAGTTTGTGAATTTTGAGTTAAAACATCCTTACGTCAGTCAATGAGATTTTGACATAGTGAAAAGACGGAGGGCGTGACTATATGCATGCGGTCAAATATTCGATACCCCTTCatccatttgtaatttataataTCCTTATAGATCATTTTATAAAAACTAATCCTTTACTACTATTCCTACAATACGGGAACTTGTCTACATAGATATTGATCGTTTAAAAATCCCCCCAAAAAAGGACAAATTAAGAAATGTTTACTAACAAAATTATTGAATGGTtttcttatacttcctccgttccggaaatatcgcaccatttgttttttacactattcacactacgactttggctattttttgtgattcatacgtaagaaaattttagtcatgtggggtcataTTAGATTCTTATTGATCTATATTTtccaaatattaattttttataatttttgcttgcaCACGatgtgagatattaagagtcaaagtaaggtttagaggagtaaaagtcaaccatggtgcgatatttccgaaacggaggaagtataatggttccctattttttctttgttcctaattaattaatagctACTCCGTAGTTTGTATTAGGATGTAAGCCAAAGTTCACAGAATTGGTCACTTGTATATGTGTAAATGTGTAATGAACATAATTAAAGAAAAACAAGAAATTTTAGTATAGGAAAATGACAGAATAGATACAACAAAATTATGGCTATCAACTTTTATGGATGCTAGTTATTTGTTAATTTGCAAGGACTTTGATTTTTATGCACATTGACCATTAATATGATGCCTTTTTAGTTAACCACTCTTCAGAAGTAGATGTATAGACTAGTGTCATTTTAAGGCTTTGAATTAGGAGTAGTTGCCTAGTTGGTAGTCTACTGTTCCATCACCTGATCTCACATGGTCCAGCTATATATCATACTAGTAATTAAGTTAAACGACGTAAGTGATTCATAATCCCTGATTATTGAACAGGTCGGGTTAGGGTTGGTGCAGATCAAAAGCCAGCAGGGTATTGAAATGGTCATTTTTAACGGGTCAATAATTGGTGGGGTTAAAGTGGGTTGCATGTCAATAGTGAGTCGTATGTGCGGGTTATAAATGAGTATTGAAGaatggagggggggggggggaagtcGTATGTGAATGTAAGTGGATATTAagttatatatatacataaattttataacatgactattttaattttcgaaattattacGTTATTAGTTTGGCCCTATATTGACCATGTTCAATAACGGCATGTCCAATAAAGGTTATGACTTATGCCTAGTAAAAAAACCTATTAAATTAACCATAACCCTATATTGATTGGGCTACCGTATCCAATAAATAGGTCTAGTGACAACATATTGCCAATGCTACCAACATACGAAGGATGATGAGAAGGTTGCACTATTTATGTATACTTGTATAGACCTTGCCTTTTACGAGCGGCTTGCCAATTGTTTTAGAGATGTGGATAACTTATTTTTCACTTGTGTGGGTTTATTTAGGTTGCAAGTTTTGGAGCTTACCTTTTGTCACGCAACATCCTACCAGTGTCATTTGCACCAAAAGACACACATGAAGCTCAGGTTCAGTTTGCCCTTGAAAGGGGTGTCCCGGCATTGATAGGGATCATGGCTACCAACCGCCTTCCTTATCCTTCTAGATCTTTTGACATGGCTCATTGCTCGCGCTGCCTCATCCCATGGGGTCAATATGGTAATTTAACTCAATATATTCAGGTGTCATTTTCATGAAATAGATGACTTTACACATTCAT contains these protein-coding regions:
- the LOC110799567 gene encoding DNA-directed RNA polymerases II, IV and V subunit 6A isoform X2; translated protein: MADDDYNDLDMGYEEEPPEPEIEEGEEGEEVQPDDELNDPVIEGEDREAEAKEKLQRKTSKYMTKYERARILGTRALQISMNAPVMVELEGETDPLEIAMKELRQRKIPFTIRRYLPDGSE
- the LOC110799567 gene encoding DNA-directed RNA polymerases II, IV and V subunit 6A isoform X1, with product MADDDYNDLDMGYEEEPPEPEIEEGEEGEEVQPDDELNDPVIEGEDREAEAKEKLQRKTSKYMTKYERARILGTRALQISMNAPVMVELEGETDPLEIAMKELRQRKIPFTIRRYLPDGSYEDWGVDELIVEDSWKRQVGGD